A genomic window from Glycine max cultivar Williams 82 chromosome 17, Glycine_max_v4.0, whole genome shotgun sequence includes:
- the LOC100780209 gene encoding uncharacterized protein — protein MASSDGRVTYSSLSKLENENTHFGYDDMNHHGESVWSEPMPGTPCGQLGPTFSNKESLYQFPSEDDDLFDGGYESGDDARGIVPSNRPPEVNLKNVLSGIFAILTGRTKVPSITANQQLPSSNVSFLDSGKNGDVFLDSSVYTPSAPPLCLPNGSDYSSYKEVLEADPPEWLPDSSTTVCMQCSAPFTALTRGRHHCRFCGGIFCRTCTKGRCLMPVGFRERNPQRVCDACYDRLDPLQGVLINTISNAAQGAKHDVMDWTCARGWINLPIGLSMEHEIYKASNTLRNYCQVAKSNPEKSIPLTVLKSAKGLAILTVAKAGALVSYKLGTGLVVARRSDGSWSAPSAIFSLGLGWGAQIGGELMDFIVVLRDMKAVKTFCSHMHFSLGAGCSAAAGPVGRVLEADIRAGDRGSGMCYTYSCSKGAFVGVSLEGNIVATRMDANLRFYGDPYLTTSDILLGMVDRPKAAQPMYASLQELYSCLRF, from the exons ATGGCATCCTCCGATGGTAGAGTTACGTATTCTTCACTATCTAAGCTAGAAAACGAGAATACCCATTTTGGCTACGATGATATGAATCATCATGGTGAATCTGTGTGGTCTGAGCCTATGCCTGGCACCCCGTGTGGCCAATTAGGCCCAACGTTCTCTAACAAAGAGTCATTGTATCAGTTTCCCTCCGAGGATGATGACTTGTTTGATGGAGGTTATGAATCAGGTGATGATGCACGCGGTATCGTACCCTCTAACAGGCCTCCTGAGGTGAACTTGAAGAATGTGCTTTCTGGGATCTTTGCTATTTTGACTGGACGGACCAAGGTTCCAAGCATTACTGCAAACCAGCAGCTCCCAAGTTCAAATGTGTCATTTCTTGACTCTGGAAAGAATGGGGATGTTTTCCTTGACTCTTCAGTGTACACACCAAGTGCACCACCGCTTTGTCTGCCTAATGGAAGTGATTATAGTTCTTACAAAGAGGTCTTGGAAGCTGATCCCCCTGAGTGGCTCCCTGATAGTTCTACTACTGTTTGTATGCAGTGTAGTGCTCCTTTTACTGCACTTACCCGGGGTAGACATCATTGCCGGTTTTGTGGGGGGATTTTCTGTCGAACATGTACGAAGGGGCGATGTTTAATGCCTGTTGGGTTCAGGGAAAGGAATCCCCAAAGGGTTTGCGATGCCTGCTATGATCGGCTTGATCCTTTACAGGGTGTTCTTATCAACACCATAAGCAATGCTGCGCAGGGGGCTAAGCATGATGTCATGGACTGGACTTGTGCTAGAGGATGGATTAATCTTCCTATTGGTTTATCTATGGAGCATGAGATTTATAAAGCATCTAATACATTGAGAAACTACTGTCAG GTGGCCAAATCCAATCCTGAGAAGTCTATCCCTTTAACTGTTCTTAAAAGTGCCAAGGGCTTAGCAATTTTAACAGTTGCTAAAGCTGGTGCACTGGTCTCTTACAAACTGGGCACTGGTTTGGTTGTTGCTCGAAGATCAGATGGATCATGGTCTGCACCGTCAGCAATATTCTCCCTGGGTTTAGGATGGGGTGCTCAG ATTGGTGGTGAACTTATGGATTTTATAGTTGTTCTTCGTGATATGAAAGCTGTAAAGACATTCTGCAGTCATATGCATTTTTCTCTTGGTGCTGGTTGTAGTGCTGCAGCAGGGCCTGTTGGGAGAGTGCTTGAAGCAGATATTCGTGCTGGTGACAGAGGCTCTGGCATGTGTTACACTTACAGTTGCAGTAAAG GTGCATTTGTGGGAGTTTCTTTGGAAGGAAATATAGTTGCAACCAGGATGGATGCCAATTTGCGCTTCTATGGTGATCCTTACCTCACCACATCTGATATTCTACTGGGAATGGTGGACAGACCAAAGGCTGCTCAACCCATGTATGCCAGTCTTCAAGAACTATATTCCTGTTTACGATTCTAA